A portion of the Vanessa atalanta chromosome 14, ilVanAtal1.2, whole genome shotgun sequence genome contains these proteins:
- the LOC125068584 gene encoding 39S ribosomal protein L14, mitochondrial — MFRTLMNKLSTIQSHGFHTTTCLNEVQLLTRLRVVDNSEIGKRAMAEGKPPKVICVYNKKRVGYIGDRVMVAIKGQKKKGILVGLKQTQKVKVPKFDSNNIVLIDDNGTPLGTRIHVPIPTILRTILKERTHAKGADYTKLLGIATRFV, encoded by the exons ATGTTTAGGACTTTGATGAATAAACTAAGTACAATTCAATCACATGGTTTTCACACAACAACGTGTTTAAATGAAGTACAATTACTGACCCGACTCAGAGTAGTAGATAACTCTGAAATAGGCAAGCGGGCTATGGCAGAAGGCAAACCACCCAAAGTTATTTGTGTCTACAACAAAAAAC GTGTGGGCTACATTGGAGATAGAGTAATGGTAGCTATTAAAGGTCAAAAAAAGAAAGGAATTCTAGTGGGACTAAAACAAACCCAAAAAGTTAAAGTGCCAAAGTTTGATAGCAACAACATTGTCCTAATCGATGACAACGGCACACCTCTCGGCACTCGCATCCATGTCCCCATTCCCACCATCCTGCGCACCATCCTCAAAGAGAGGACCCACGCTAAAGGAGCAGATTACACCAAACTATTAGGTATTGCAACTAGATTTGTGTAG
- the LOC125068583 gene encoding calcineurin subunit B type 2 isoform X1, whose product MGNENSIPMELCSNSRVNCIDFKVENFDADEIRRLGKRFRKLDLDNSGALSIDEFMSLPELQQNPLVQRVIDIFDADGNGEVDFKEFIQGVSQFSVKGDKLSKLRFAFRIYDMDNDGFISNGELFQVLKMMVGNNLKDTQLQQIVDKTILFADKDEDGKISFEEFCNVVGNTDIHKKMVVDV is encoded by the exons ATG GGCAACGAAAATTCAATTCCTATGGAGCTCTGTTCAAACT CACGTGTTAACTGCATTGATTTTAAGGTGGAGAACT TCGACGCGGACGAGATCCGGCGGCTGGGCAAGCGCTTCCGGAAGCTCGACCTCGACAACTCGGGCGCGCTGTCCATCGACGAGTTCATGTCGCTGCCGGAGCTGCAGCAGAACCCGCTCGTGCAGCGCGTCATTGACATCTTCGACGCCGACGGCAATGGCGAG gTGGATTTCAAGGAGTTCATTCAAGGAGTGTCGCAGTTCAGTGTGAAGGGCGACAAGCTGTCGAAGCTGCGGTTCGCGTTTCGGATCTACGACATGGACAACGATGGCTTCATCTCTAACGGCGAACTCTTTCAG GTTCTTAAAATGATGGTAGGCAACAACTTGAAGGACACCCAGCTCCAGCAGATCGTGGATAAAACGATCCTCTTCGCCGACAAAGACGAGGACGGCAAGATCTCCTTCGAGGAGTTCTGCAACGTGGTGGGCAACACGGACATACACAAGAAAATGGTCGTCGACGTGTAG
- the LOC125068757 gene encoding elongation factor 1-gamma, protein MAAGVLYTYPENFRAYKALIAAQYSGADVKVAPNFVFGETNKSDGFLKKFPAGKVPAYESSDGKVLLTESNAIAYYVANATLRGSDVATQAAIYQWASWADSELLPASCAWVFPYLGIMQFNKQNVERAKTDLLAALKVLDDHLLTRTFLVTERITLADIIVFTTLIHAFQNVLDSSLRSSLVNVQRWFLTLANQPQVSSVTGAITLCEAPPTYNPKKCLVQSKKDGDKKDKKAEKKEQPKKKEEKPEPTLDDDIDEKPKESKDPFDSMPKGTFNMDDFKRCYSNEDEAVSIPYFWEKFDPENYSIWYAEYKYPEELSKVFMSCNLITGMFQRLDKMRKQAFASVCLFGADDDSSISGVWVWRGADLAFPLSPDWQIDYESYDWKKLDPKSEETKKMVQDYFSWSGTDSKGRKFNQGKIFK, encoded by the exons ATGGCGGCCGGG gTACTTTATACTTATCCGGAAAATTTTCGTGCTTATAAGGCGTTGATCGCCGCACAGTACTCCGGAGCCGATGTAAAAGTAGCTCCTAACTTTGTCTTCGGCGAAACTAATAAGTCAGATGGGTTCCTGAAGAAGTTCCCGGCCGGCAAA GTACCAGCATACGAAAGCTCTGACGGGAAAGTTCTACTTACAGAGAGCAACGCAATTGCCTACTATG TGGCAAACGCTACTCTCCGTGGGTCAGATGTGGCCACACAAGCTGCTATCTACCAGTGGGCATCATGGGCTGACAGCGAGCTGCTCCCTGCCTCTTGCGCCTGGGTCTTCCCTTACCTGGGCATTATGCAGTTCAACAAACAG AATGTAGAGCGTGCAAAGACTGACCTGTTGGCGGCCCTGAAGGTTCTGGATGACCATCTCCTCACTCGCACATTTTTGGTCACTGAACGCATCACCTTGGCTGACATCATTGTCTTCACAACACTGATACATGCCTTCCAG AATGTGTTGGACTCCAGCTTACGTTCCTCACTCGTGAATGTACAGCGTTGGTTCTTGACGCTGGCCAACCAGCCTCAAGTGTCCTCTGTCACAGGAGCCATCACCTTGTGTGAAGCTCCCCCCACATATAATCCTAAGAAATGCCTCGTGCAATCCAAGAAG GATGGTGATAAGAAAGATAAGAAGGCTGAGAAGAAGGAACAGCCCAAAAAGAAGGAGGAGAAACCAGAGCCCACATTAGATGATGACATTGATGAGAAGCCCAAAGAGTCTAAGGACCCTTTTGACTCCATGCCAAAGGG TACTTTCAACATGGACGATTTCAAGAGGTGCTACTCCAATGAGGACGAGGCAGTGTCTATCCCCTACTTCTGGGAGAAGTTTGACCCCGAAAACTATTCTATCTGGTACGCTGAGTACAAGTACCCCGAAGAGCTCTCCAAGGTGTTCATGAGCTGCAACCTCATCACTG GCATGTTCCAGCGCCTGGACAAGATGCGCAAGCAGGCGTTCGCGTCGGTGTGCCTGTTCGGCGCCGACGACGACTCCAGCATCTCGGGCGTGTGGGTGTGGCGCGGCGCCGACCTCGCCTTCCCGCTGTCGCCCGACTGGCAG ATTGACTACGAGTCGTATGACTGGAAGAAGCTAGACCCCAAGAGCGAGGAGACCAAGAAGATGGTGCAAGATTACTTCTCATGGTCCGGTACCGACTCCAAGGGTCGCAAGTTCAATCAGGGCAAGATATTCAAGTGA
- the LOC125068583 gene encoding calcineurin subunit B type 2 isoform X2: MGNENSIPMELCSNFDADEIRRLGKRFRKLDLDNSGALSIDEFMSLPELQQNPLVQRVIDIFDADGNGEVDFKEFIQGVSQFSVKGDKLSKLRFAFRIYDMDNDGFISNGELFQVLKMMVGNNLKDTQLQQIVDKTILFADKDEDGKISFEEFCNVVGNTDIHKKMVVDV; this comes from the exons ATG GGCAACGAAAATTCAATTCCTATGGAGCTCTGTTCAAACT TCGACGCGGACGAGATCCGGCGGCTGGGCAAGCGCTTCCGGAAGCTCGACCTCGACAACTCGGGCGCGCTGTCCATCGACGAGTTCATGTCGCTGCCGGAGCTGCAGCAGAACCCGCTCGTGCAGCGCGTCATTGACATCTTCGACGCCGACGGCAATGGCGAG gTGGATTTCAAGGAGTTCATTCAAGGAGTGTCGCAGTTCAGTGTGAAGGGCGACAAGCTGTCGAAGCTGCGGTTCGCGTTTCGGATCTACGACATGGACAACGATGGCTTCATCTCTAACGGCGAACTCTTTCAG GTTCTTAAAATGATGGTAGGCAACAACTTGAAGGACACCCAGCTCCAGCAGATCGTGGATAAAACGATCCTCTTCGCCGACAAAGACGAGGACGGCAAGATCTCCTTCGAGGAGTTCTGCAACGTGGTGGGCAACACGGACATACACAAGAAAATGGTCGTCGACGTGTAG